Part of the Zonotrichia albicollis isolate bZonAlb1 chromosome 2, bZonAlb1.hap1, whole genome shotgun sequence genome, AACTTTTGTGTGAAAACTTGACTTTTTCTTTGTAACTGTAACTATGGAAAAAATGAAGTAATGTTACAGTCGGACTTCCCTGTACTGTATCTCCCACTCATGAAAGTATCATGTAAGTCTCATCCCCAGTTTTGGCTGGTAGTTATCTCATTTAATTCAGAAAAGTTCTTACTGATGCAGCCTCTACTCAGGAGGAGTCTGATCTGCAGGCTCTTAAATTTACTGAAGGCagtgttagggttttttttcaatgcTTGATAGCATTTCCTGAGCAATTTATTAGTCCAGGGGCTGGCTGTGACACTCAGCCTGAGTCATTAAGACTGTGTTATAGGACATCTTGTTTAGACTCCTTATTGTAGACTTTGGTCCATATTTGTTACAGCTTGGACACAGCATTAATTAAAAGTTGTGCTGGTGTATTGTTCGGTGctttggaccacctaggatgaGCAAACCTTGATTGCTTTACAGACATTAGAGTAATAGCCATAGATGAGACTAAAAGGAGACTCCAGCCACAAAGTGAGTTTATTGTGACTACTGAGATCTACAAACGATTCCCTATTACAGGAATACATTGGGGGGACACGGAATTTGAGATTtcgttttgtttgttttaaaatgacGTTGCCATTCAAATATTCAATATTCTCTGTCCAGTACCTTCAATGAGgtactgggggaaaaaataaaacctcctACTGCATGTCTGGCTGTGAGTCAGAATCTCTAAGCAGCTGCATGAACACTTGTATGGAAACAGCTATATGATTTTTGAATGAGAAGTAGCAGAAGGTGGCGTAGAAACTTAACTACATTCATGAATGTGTGAGCATGGAATGcttgaggggatttttttgaataattttgcaATGCACTAAACCacatcttaaaaataaaaaattaattgttGTGGTAGAAGGACATGAGGGAAGAGATCGGGGAGCATCTCTGATTTCTGTGTGAACTCTTGTTCCAGTGACTGCTTTCCATGTGAGCTAAAGGTTTATTCCATACTTTTGTTAGAGACCATCCCTTGGTGGAAGCATGTAGATCTGATGCGGTTCTAGGAAATGAAAGACTAAGATCTTTACGTAGGCCAGCTGAGAGAGCCCACCTTCTGCTATCAAATCCTAACTTCCATGAGTAAAATACAGAAGGAAAGGAATCCAAGAAAGCTGCTTGCCTTCCTGTACATGGAGCTCGCTGAGGTACATTGGCAATAAATACATTTTGCAAATTGGCTTGCTTAATACTGAGGTGTTCTGTAAGATCTGGACTCTTGGTGGCAAAGGAGCTGAGTGACAGGTGAGCTTGATGTGGAGGTAAAGTGTGATAATATTCAGAAAACATCCCAGTGGACAGTGCTGGGCAAAAGATCCTGATTTGGTGTAAAGATATGCAAGGTCACTAAGAATGGGATTCAGCTCCCAGATGTAGGTTGTCTGCACATGGGTATGTGCATGTGATCCAAGGTCCTTAACTCAGGCCAGTATCAGCAGGAGCTCCATTCAGTTGCCCACACAAAGAGTACTGTTTTGGGTGGTCTGGCTACTCTAGCAGTGTGGTTTTCTTGAAGATCTGGAGTCCTGTCTGACAGCTCCATAAGGATACCTCAGATGCTTGAGGGCATCTCAAATGTGAGATGCTCTCAGATGCACATGCAACTGATTCGAGCCCTGGAGATCTTTCAGTGGAGTCCAGAGAGTCATTCAGTTAAGGTATCTACTTTAATGTGAGTGGACTTCAGCAGAGATGAACTCTGTTACTAGCTTAGACACCTAGCTTGCATGTAGATGTGAACATTCAGACACTTACATTTAGGGTGGAATTTATACCCAGATTGTAGACACCCAAATTTGAATTACAAATGGATGAGTTTTAAGGACTTTACTTTTCAAAAAGTAAGTAAGTTTCTTTTATATCCCTCCTTTTCCCAGCTATTCCCTCATCACTTGATTCTGCTCCTATTACAAGACTTTCAGTTTCTGTGTTTACATTTGGTTTTTTGTAGGCTCTCATGTAGTTATGGAGTGTAACGTATCAAGTGGCATAAATGGCTTGATTCCATTCTGGCAAGTTAATGATGAGGATGTTGATATCTTTGATGAAACCTACAGGGAACAGTTTTATGAGTAAGTATCCTTATACATTGAATTTGTAGTGCATATGTAGGTGAAGTAATCTGCAGTAATGTGCTGGGAATTCATTATAAAGTAGACTACTAGTCAAATGCCACTAGTCATTGAAAGGCTCATTAGAAGTCTGTATCAAACACAAGTATGTTCTTATTgcttggtttaaaaaaataacattttattatAAATACTGTGTCTGATACAAATAGAATGAAACAATCATGTAGATTTTTATAATACTATCGTGAAATACAATTTTGTAATACTTAgttatgtatttttttccttatgtgatttttttaatactacCTTAAAGCCTGTCCTCTTATCATTAATCTGGGAAGGATACATTGTTCCAAAATAAAAAGTCACCCAACTTACTTTTATTTGTGAAAATGGTCCTTTTTAAAGTACAGACACAGCTGCTAATCCTCAGGAACACAAGGCAGAAACTCTTGTTGCAGGACATTTAGGTTCCAATGTTTGACTACCCTGAAGTAAAAAAGTGTTCAGGTGGAATTTCAGATGGGGAAGTCATTCAGTTTGTGTTCATAGCCTCTTGCCCAATCAGTGGGCACtactgaaaggagcctggctcccTCTTCTCCGCTCCTTCCTTCCATCAGGTATTAACTCACATTGATGAGTTCCATCCCCTGCCCccaaaccttctcttctccaggctgaccaGTCCCTGCTCGCTTGTATGACAGATGCTCCAATTCCTTATCTGTCACATCACTGAACATGACTTGCTCCAGCAAATCCACCCATCTCTTGTACTAGGCAGCCCAAAACTGGCCCTACACTCCAGGTGtgacctcaccagtgctgaaAATCACTGAAGGCTCATTTCCCTTAACCTGCTGGCAGTGTATTTCCTAATGCAGTCCAGGATGCCAGGGATCTGATTATTCCTGCTCCTATGAAGGATTTGCATTTTGCTttgaacttcatgaggtttttttttcatttgtccaTCCTGTCATGGTTCCTCTGGATGCTGGCTGTTTTATCAGACATCCCTCTGAGTTTTGTGTCACCTGCAAAACTGCTAATGGCGCACTCTGTCCAACTTGGGGGGGAAACTCAACAAACGCAACCCAAAACAAACCTGAAACAAACTAATCCCAGTATGTTTTTAGTTCATGAAATTGTTAGTTACAGAAGTATATTTACTGTGCTTCACTAGTTTCTTAGGTTTATAAAGATAAAATTAATGTATTTGTGGATAGATGAATCTCTCATATTCAGCATAGATACGCAGCTATGTACAGATGTTTTCCTTGTACCTTTTCTTATGACAGAGAGGGCTTGCCTCATGGACTTGCTGTATCTGGAACAAAATTTAACATTTCAAAAGTGACAGTAAAGGACTATGCTCATAAGTTCTTCTGCCACTTCATATATGGTTCTCAACAATTTACAGCCTACATCAAATTAGAATACCCAGGTAAGAGATCTCTTCTTGATAAAATGGTGATCATTGACTTACTTGTCATTTAGTTCGACCATGCCCTACTTAGAATTAAAGCTGTGTGATATACTTTTATGCAAAATGGGCAGTGCATCTCAGTACCTTTGTTTGTGAAattttttctcacatttttagcaaaatgaaagaaagcagTGCTTTTGATTTGCTTGGTCTTCTCTCATTCACTATTTTGGGACTGAAAGTGAAAATGAACTCTAACTTGTTACATGACTATAATTTCTTCATAAAGATTATCAGGGTAGGATTTAACTTCAGAAATTGTTTAAGGCATTGACTAAAACATGCAGTTTGTGGGGGGTGTTTTAAGGACAGTAAATGGGTAGGTTCACTGACAGGTCATTGAAGGGAGAGACAATGGAATGCTAGTTGGTCTGGGGAGATTAGGTCAGGAAAGCACCTCCCCACCTTTCCGACTTCCTTGCTTTCCGACTGATAGAATTTTGTACAAGAATTCTCATTCTACTGCTGTGCTGGGTTATATGtcagtattttattttggtGTTTCAGCTGAAGAGGAGCCTCATTTATCATATTGTTGAGgtattttttctctgaaagataaAAGTAGGCTTATCATATAACAATAATGTCAGAAAGCATAAATTAAACAGTTTGTCCTGTTCTTTCACTCTTTTTAAAACAGAAGTATTTTAATGATGAAACAATTTTGTACAATCCTTGTCTTTTCCTGGTTTTAGCTTATAGttgtatttgttttctttcctattctgtgctgctgcagctcgaAACATTCAGGGGTACTTAATTGGAGGAGTTTCCTTGGTATTTTTAGTGTTTTTTACTCTGTTTATCTACAAGATCTTCAAAATTGATATTGTGCTTTGGTATCGGGACTCCTGCCATcctttcctggggaaaaaaggtaTGTTTATGTAACAGTGCTGAgtgttgttttgagctcctaCCTTTACTTGCAAAGCAGTGAGTTACTCTCATGGATCATGATTGGTCTTCCTTGGGGTTTTTGAAAGGATAATATTGTTTTTAGGATGTTTAGAATTAATTCAGATGAcaaaagccaggaaaaaaatcagcaactTCCCAGGAATCCAGAATTAtcatttcttttcctgaagACCCACCCTAGTGGTTTGAATACTGCTCTGACAGCAGTTTTTCAGATCACTTTTAATTACTGTTGTTACAGAAAGCAATAATACATTAGAAGTGTTAcgtgttttttattttctatagaTGAAACACGGAAAATGTAACTTGGTGTTGTTTTCTGTTTAAAGCCACTTTTGATTATTTTACTTTCTGGAAATTTTGCTTTCCTGGCATTCAAAAAAATGTTGATAAGGGTGTTGTCTATGAGAATATGCTGAAGTATGGGTAATTTCCAGCCATCTGAGAGGAGATACTTTGTTTCTCTAGCCATGTATCTTGTGGAGGTATTAATATTCTCTCAGATTTTCTTCAAAGTCTTTTAAATTATGTCTTTCTGAAAAGTTTGATCAAAAACATCCAAAACAATTCAGATCTTGAAATTCGACACttaatttgtttttgttgtcaTGTCTAAGTGGTTGCTATGGTTGAAACTCCAGGTTGCAACACCACCTGTGAGTATGAtgggaaatggaattttaaGTATCAGTTGTACCACTGAGTCCACTGTTTTTCAAATAATTCAGTGatgacttttttattttgtgttcaaAAGAGAAAGATGCAACTTAATTTTTCAGGTCTCTTTTGCCTATTCAGATTCAGTATCCTTAATTCTAGAAGGCCTGATCCTACAAATATTTCAGGCTTTGTATAATCCTACATGCTTAGCTAATATAGCAGGATTAGGACCTAAAACAATGATTCAAGTAAGGGAAAACTCCCCAAAGTTTAGAgattttgcttgtttgcttgcttgttcTTGTatctttagaattttttttaatggaagtaATGTTGTTCACTCCTTAGTTTCAGATGAGAAGATCTATGATGCTTATGTTCTGTATCCAAAGAACAGAGCAAGCTGCTTGTATTCATCAGATATTTTTGCCCTGAAGATACTGCCAGAGGTCTTAGAAAGGCAGTGTGGATATAAGCTCTTCATACTTGGGAGAGATGATTTACCAGGAGAAGGTAAGTTAGCTGAAGACAAATTTGACTAGAGTTTTCTTGTTAACCTGGAAATAGAACTGAGAAACAAGCCGTCAGATGGGAATATAAATCTCTCCTCATCATCaaatgacctttttttttttttttttacagttgaAGGATTTTGGTAGTTGTTTGAGAAGGAAGGTTTCCCTGAGAATAGAATCTAAAGTGCTGCTTAAATTTTTCATCTTGAAAAAAATGCAGTAGTCTGTTCTCAGGGTTTAGCCATGGGGTTTTTGTGTGATATTTACCATATTTCACTGTTTGTGACTTAACTGACTGGAATGCCATTGGTGGGgggaatcttttttttttcttccacttaCTGGAACAAAACCAGTTGAACACATCAGAAACAGACTGTTTAAGGTAAAAAGCTTCTGTGGTTCtggaacttggggtttttttttgcatttgcaCCTATGATGGTAATAAAATGGCATTAGAAAGATAGTTGGTAGCTCTTCTCTGTTCCTGCAAAACAAGGATATAGACATCTAGACTCTGATGAGGTCAGATTGTGTTGCATTGGCCAGATTTCTATGGTAGGCCAACCCAAGGTAACTGCTTGCATGTTCATATCCTCTCCCTATTTTGATGTAAAGTGTGCCAGCTTAAATATCAAACAGTTGATAAATCAGCTGCAGAATACTGGTAACAGAAAATAGAAATGTAAAACCTTAATTTTGCACAACCTTTTTCTCTACAGCTGTGATCAGCGTTGCTGATGAAAAGATCCGTCAAAGTAGGAGAGTGATAATTGTTTTAGTACCAGAGCCCTCCTGTTACAACATTCTGGAAGATGAGTCTGAAAAGCAGCTAGCCATGCATAGTGCTCTTATCCAAGATGGCATTAAAGTAATTCTCATTGAACTTGAAAAAATACAAGATTATGCAACCATGCCAGAATCCATCAGATATATTAAGCAAAAGCACGGAGTTATCCGATGGAAAGGGGACTTTTCAGAAAGGTCCCACTCAGCAAGAACCAGGTTTTGGAAGAAAGTGCGCTACCAGATGCCATCCAGAAAAAGTGGCTCTTTATCACAATTGCATTTGTTAACAAAAGACTTGAATGTTCCTTAAATAACAAATGAGGAATGACACTTAATGACTGATGCAGTTCACACAGTTGGTGATGGATTCACTGAAGGTCTCATGTATCTGTTTTGTGCAATCTCATCCAGATTTACTGGAGTGAAGGTACTACAGTTTCATCTACAGATGtgaatttcttatttttttttacttctggcTGGATCAACAGAACACTGTGAAATATCATCAGTAGCACATGTAGGAAGTACACAATTACTTTTACAAGAATGATTTTGTGAAATTCCCTtgtattaaaaaatgaaaggacAAAAAATTGTCAAAAACTTGAAGCCAATGaagaaaatttgatttttttcccttcaattAAAGTTTCAATATGAAGGGAATTACACTAATTATTGTTGTGATATTACATCAGGTGCATGGCTGGTGCCAgtaaatgtttgtttctttttttttttttttttttaatgaaatgacacaaacattttctttgttACAAGTTTATTTGCCTTGTTCAGTTTGCGGAAAGATAAATCCCCATGTTACTGCATCAGTGTGTTATCATCCAGGAGAATTCACATCCAGGAGAAAAGGTAAGAGAAATCCAGCCCTCTAAAAGTGCTGTAGAACCTGACAAAGCTTAAATACTCTTCCCTAATCTCTTTTACATGTGAAAGATCAGTGCCATTTTTAGTCACTTGTCACATGCAGATATTGTAAAAATACCTTTGTAATCTGTATCAAGTCAAAAAATTAATCTCCAGAGAACTTTTTCTTTCCAGTTAAATGGctgaatatatttatttactCAAGTGGAACAACTGGCTAATGACACAGAGTCTGTCATGGGAGGTACAGGATGATTGACTTCATCCACCTTACCTTAAGCACCGTATCAaggggcagagagagagagagagatgccCCTGTGTtactccctgcagctgcctgcttttctcctttccctctgctctgatATGTAAGGAATCTGAGATGATTGTGTGCTGAGGGCTGCAATCACGACTTTCCAgacaaaagggaaaggaagttGTGTAAAATGTTGAATCGTTTCTCtttcatattaaaatatttttaatagtaTTTTGTATGCCCGAAGTGTTAACTCTAAAGTTATGTTTGACTTGTAGGCAGTGTTGTTAGTTTGCAATGATCAGTTCTTTTTTTGGGGAACGGAATTATTTGAATAATTAGAAAAAATCATCAGACCTCTTTAATGCTATGTTTACAGCTATTAATTTTATAGAAACAGGAGATGAGAGCCAAATTCCCCATGTGATTTCAGTCTATCCTTGAACGTTATGCTTTTAGGTTGTGAGATCTTGTAcagggaagcctcaggaactgaCTATTACTGCTGCTTGTGCCTCTGAATTTTTGTGTCCTGTCAGCTTCTTTCTTGCAGCACCTTTTGCTCTCCTCCCATTCTAACTCCAACCTATATTTTCTCTTGCAGCTCCTTTATCTTCAAACAAGCAACTTGCTTTTGTGTCAAACTCCATCACTTTCCAAGCTCTGATTGAAGGCTGTTGCTAATACAGTGTTGGGCAGAAATTTTCCCTCTGGTATCTCCACTTGTTTGTCTGAAAAAAATTTTGTTCTGCAACCTTCAGAATTCATCTATTCATTTACACACTGCAGTGTtggcttttcttctttcatggCTCAAGAAATTTTCTTATGCCTCCATACTCAACCAAACAAAACTGCTCTGGCTGATAAGTGACAAAACCAGTGGAAGTAAGTTCTTTTCGCAACTAAATTAAGTGTGTGCTGGAAACTAGAAACAATGCTTTTGAGAGATAGTGCCTTCTGAGTTTTGTGAGTTGTGTGTGTTAGGCAGAATAGAATAAGAATCTCTTAATTTCAAGAGGAAGGGGAGAAAGTGCATTTGAAATGCCAGACTAATTCAAACTGTTATGGTACTGAGGTGTTTTATTGATGAATGTCATGTATGTACAGACCTATGTAGATGCTTATAGTCTTTTCCCATTCTGTGTTTTAGTCACAAGAGAAGTGTCAAGGGACGATCAGTCCTAGTCACACTTAATTAGCTGTTCATGCAGTCTGCCTTCATATATGGTATGTGTTCTGTGGCAGCCTGTTGTAGGGTAAAAGAGCTTTGAGATCCATCTGAAGTTACTGAAAACGATCTGAACAAGGCTAATTGTTACGGTTCACACTCATAGAAGAATCAAATAGGACAGAAACTCTATGGTTTGGTCACAAAACTCTTCTTTAAGAAGATCCCTGTATCAAATGTGAGGACCAGACACTGACATTATGGTATTTGTACTCTGAGAACTAGGATGTAACGCTGACTTTGTGCTTTCACCTTGACAGCTCAGTCATGCAGGCCAGCCAACAGAGTTCCAGCGACCTCAATCCTTCTAATTACTTCTGCTGACTGGAGCCTATTGAAAGGAGAACTGCTACTTGTTATTCCCAACTCTAGGAATGGAAGGTTATTTTACTGAGCCAAAATagtggtttttaaaaaatacgtGTTCCTCTtgatatatttataaaaataatgctAAAGTTTTCATGTGTGTTATGTAAAGGCA contains:
- the IL1R1 gene encoding interleukin-1 receptor type 1 isoform X1, yielding MEKTSGLQQNMASRFLLIGHLIVLIPLFSAEGCVICDYFVLVGEPIAITCPIITLPVLHSDYNLTWYKNGSATAVTTERNARIHQRAGLLWFIPAVLEDSGLYECNVRSLNHSNKKTINLTVFKNDNGLCFNGKMKFEQKVTSRNIGKIICPDLEQFKNEENNQPEVHWYKECKPGFLEDKRLLLAEGENAVLIHNVTVQDRGNYTCQMVYTYMGKQFNVSRTISLEVKEKPLQMQPEFIYPRNNTVAVELGSHVVMECNVSSGINGLIPFWQVNDEDVDIFDETYREQFYEEGLPHGLAVSGTKFNISKVTVKDYAHKFFCHFIYGSQQFTAYIKLEYPARNIQGYLIGGVSLVFLVFFTLFIYKIFKIDIVLWYRDSCHPFLGKKVSDEKIYDAYVLYPKNRASCLYSSDIFALKILPEVLERQCGYKLFILGRDDLPGEAVISVADEKIRQSRRVIIVLVPEPSCYNILEDESEKQLAMHSALIQDGIKVILIELEKIQDYATMPESIRYIKQKHGVIRWKGDFSERSHSARTRFWKKVRYQMPSRKSGSLSQLHLLTKDLNVP
- the IL1R1 gene encoding interleukin-1 receptor type 1 isoform X2, producing the protein MEKTSGLQQNMASRFLLIGHLIVLIPLFSAEGCVICDYFVLVGEPIAITCPIITLPVLHSDYNLTWYKNGSATAVTTERNARIHQRAGLLWFIPAVLEDSGLYECNVRSLNHSNKKTINLTVFKNDNGLCFNGKMKFEQKVTSRNIGKIICPDLEQFKNEENNQPEVHWYKECKPGFLEDKRLLLAEGENAVLIHNVTVQDRGNYTCQMVYTYMGKQFNVSRTISLEVKEKPLQMQPEFIYPRNNTVAVELGSHVVMECNVSSGINGLIPFWQVNDEDVDIFDETYREQFYEEGLPHGLAVSGTKFNISKVTVKDYAHKFFCHFIYGSQQFTAYIKLEYPARNIQGYLIGGVSLVFLVFFTLFIYKIFKIDIVLWYRDSCHPFLGKKVSDEKIYDAYVLYPKNRASCLYSSDIFALKILPEVLERQCGYKLFILGRDDLPGEVYLPCSVCGKINPHVTASVCYHPGEFTSRRKAQSCRPANRVPATSILLITSADWSLLKGELLLVIPNSRNGRLFY